A window of bacterium genomic DNA:
CGTGCAAAACTTACTCAACACGACACCAGGATTAATGTCTGAAGGGTGGAGCAAGAAAAAGTTTGAGCCATTTCTCCAATTCTCCCTTTTCCCCATTTCTCCTTGTTTACACTTCTAATGTATAGCCTTGAACGGTTACGGAAAAATAAATGTAAAATGTAAAATAGGAAATGAAAAATGGGAAATTTTAGGACTTCGCAAAACTCATTACCTTTCAGTTATCCATTTTATATTTAACCGCACAGGTTGAATCTTTTTATTATCCGTGTTCATTCGTGGTTATATATTCCCTCTGTGTTCTCTGTGACTCTGTGGCTATATCCCTGAACGGTTCCAACTAAGGAGTGAAGAATGAAGAGATTGAACAACGAACAACTATACCTTATATCCAGAACCCAAAAATTAGCCAAAATAGCCGTTTTAGTCTCATTGGCTACGGTATTAAATACTTTAGAAAATACCTACCTGCCACCGATGTTCCCCTGGCTAAGGATTGGATTAGCTAATATCGTAACTTTAATCGCCATAATCTTATTTGGCATCAAAGGAGGCGTGGTTGTAGCAGGACTACGAGGTGTTTTAAGCAGTTTGTTAAGAGGCAGTTTATTTTCTCCAGCGTTTATTTTAGGATTTAGCGGTGGAGTGATTTCAGCCATAGTGATGGCGATATTTTACAAGGTGGGTAAAAAGATATTTAGTTTCATTGGGATAAGTATTATCGGTGCTGTGGCTAATAATTTAACTCAAATTGTCGTTGCCTATTTTATTTTAATCAAACATACAGGTTGTTTTTATCTTGTGCCTCTATTCCTTTTATCTTCGTTAGTCACTGGTTTTTTCAATGGCGTAGTAGTTATTTATCTGAATAAACAGCTACAACTATCAGCATTCGGGTATCAGCCGTAAGATTTAACTGGATGCAAAGGTGATAATTATGGATAGAGAAGAACAAAAACTTATTGGTGCCTGTGGATTAGATTGTTATCTTTGCCCAAAATTTCACAGTAAGGATAAGGATAAATGCCCTGGTTGTAAATTGATTGAGATGAATGCCTGGTGTGGGATATTTCAATGTTGCGTTCTACAAAAGTATCTTGTAACCTGTGCTGATTGTGAAGAATATCCCTGTGAAAGATTATTACCATTACCAGGTCAAAGGTTTCATAAACTAAGAAG
This region includes:
- a CDS encoding Gx transporter family protein, which gives rise to MKRLNNEQLYLISRTQKLAKIAVLVSLATVLNTLENTYLPPMFPWLRIGLANIVTLIAIILFGIKGGVVVAGLRGVLSSLLRGSLFSPAFILGFSGGVISAIVMAIFYKVGKKIFSFIGISIIGAVANNLTQIVVAYFILIKHTGCFYLVPLFLLSSLVTGFFNGVVVIYLNKQLQLSAFGYQP